From a region of the Helianthus annuus cultivar XRQ/B chromosome 5, HanXRQr2.0-SUNRISE, whole genome shotgun sequence genome:
- the LOC110885181 gene encoding E3 ubiquitin-protein ligase SIS3 isoform X2 — translation MALRVAGFRWDYGRQLRGSRLIGRLVVISILYGVLYPFLWGWSFIGAIWFAAARKCLPEKNQKWGFLVWLLFSFCGLICLAGSFGKKWLIRRQAHVRRAPQGTRVSEHMVLLNMIRQPDWVYEVHAHEARAFEQETNPYNTGMNLNAVQRAAVETAIQQLPVYILKGIPPDCSDCPICLEEFVVGQGVRGLPCAHNFHVACIDKWLILNTKCPRCRCIVFPFLNLNNPSTISVDPDGPSVSTTQHMRSQPSSSIYLTRMQSFLVPAQEEESVPSDSSPNQSPIQTSSNSSDDAAVEIVEDKGEPSGPIQ, via the exons ATGGCCCTCAGAGTTGCAGGTTTTCGCTG GGATTATGGTCGGCAGCTAAGAGGCAGTCGATTAATTGGAAGATTGGTGGTTATATCTATTTTATATGGAGTGTTGTATCCCTTTCTTTGGGGATGGAGTTTTATCGGGGCTATATGGTTTGCGGCTGCAAGAAAATGT TTGCCGGAGAAAAACCAGAAATGGGGATTTCTTGTATGGTTACTATTTAGCTTTTGTGGGCTCATCTGCCTCGCGGGTAGTTTTGGAAAAAAG TGGTTAATTAGAAGGCAAGCTCATGTACGACGTGCGCCACAGGGGACTCGTGTTTCTGAACATATG GTGCTGCTTAATATGATTCGCCAGCCCGATTGGGTATATGAAGTTCATGCTCACGAAGCGAGAGCGTTTGAGCAAGAGACCAACCCGTATAATACGGGAATGAACCTTAATGCAGTCCAG AGGGCAGCAGTAGAGACCGCGATTCAACAGCTTCCGGTTTATATCTTAAAAGGGATCCCGCCTGACTGCAGTGACTGTCCGATTTGTTTGGAAGAATTCGTTGTCGGTCAAGGG GTTCGCGGGCTTCCTTGTGCTCATAATTTCCATGTGGCGTGCATCGATAAATGGCTTATATTAAACACAAAATGTCCTCGATGCCGTTGTATAGTCTTTCCCTTTCTAAACCTAAATAACCCGTCAACCATTTCGGTTGATCCTGACGGTCCATCCGTTTCAACAACTCAGCACATGAGATCACAACCGTCTAGCTCAATTTACCTTACGAGAATGCAAAGTTTTCTCGTTCCAGCTCAAGAAGAAGAATCAGTGCCATCTGATTCCAGCCCGAACCAGAGCCCGATCCAGACCTCTAGCAACAGTTCGGATGATGCTGCTGTGGAAATTGTAGAAGATAAAGGTGAACCATCTGGGCCTATACAGTGA
- the LOC110885181 gene encoding E3 ubiquitin-protein ligase SIS3 isoform X1, with amino-acid sequence MALRVAGFRWYDGFFLSMLAFSIIMVVLSWHRYHGCKLPLHLWLAVDYGAVFVFRILMFVDNWIASAVRLDYGRQLRGSRLIGRLVVISILYGVLYPFLWGWSFIGAIWFAAARKCLPEKNQKWGFLVWLLFSFCGLICLAGSFGKKWLIRRQAHVRRAPQGTRVSEHMVLLNMIRQPDWVYEVHAHEARAFEQETNPYNTGMNLNAVQRAAVETAIQQLPVYILKGIPPDCSDCPICLEEFVVGQGVRGLPCAHNFHVACIDKWLILNTKCPRCRCIVFPFLNLNNPSTISVDPDGPSVSTTQHMRSQPSSSIYLTRMQSFLVPAQEEESVPSDSSPNQSPIQTSSNSSDDAAVEIVEDKGEPSGPIQ; translated from the exons ATGGCCCTCAGAGTTGCAGGTTTTCGCTG GTACGATGGATTCTTTCTATCAATGCTCGCCTTCAGCAT AATAATGGTTGTGTTAAGTTGGCATCGATATCATGGATGTAAATTACCATTGCACCTGTGGCTTGCG GTTGACTATGGGGCTGTTTTTGTTTTTAGAATCTTGATGTTTGTGGATAATTGGATTGCATCTGCTGTTCGATT GGATTATGGTCGGCAGCTAAGAGGCAGTCGATTAATTGGAAGATTGGTGGTTATATCTATTTTATATGGAGTGTTGTATCCCTTTCTTTGGGGATGGAGTTTTATCGGGGCTATATGGTTTGCGGCTGCAAGAAAATGT TTGCCGGAGAAAAACCAGAAATGGGGATTTCTTGTATGGTTACTATTTAGCTTTTGTGGGCTCATCTGCCTCGCGGGTAGTTTTGGAAAAAAG TGGTTAATTAGAAGGCAAGCTCATGTACGACGTGCGCCACAGGGGACTCGTGTTTCTGAACATATG GTGCTGCTTAATATGATTCGCCAGCCCGATTGGGTATATGAAGTTCATGCTCACGAAGCGAGAGCGTTTGAGCAAGAGACCAACCCGTATAATACGGGAATGAACCTTAATGCAGTCCAG AGGGCAGCAGTAGAGACCGCGATTCAACAGCTTCCGGTTTATATCTTAAAAGGGATCCCGCCTGACTGCAGTGACTGTCCGATTTGTTTGGAAGAATTCGTTGTCGGTCAAGGG GTTCGCGGGCTTCCTTGTGCTCATAATTTCCATGTGGCGTGCATCGATAAATGGCTTATATTAAACACAAAATGTCCTCGATGCCGTTGTATAGTCTTTCCCTTTCTAAACCTAAATAACCCGTCAACCATTTCGGTTGATCCTGACGGTCCATCCGTTTCAACAACTCAGCACATGAGATCACAACCGTCTAGCTCAATTTACCTTACGAGAATGCAAAGTTTTCTCGTTCCAGCTCAAGAAGAAGAATCAGTGCCATCTGATTCCAGCCCGAACCAGAGCCCGATCCAGACCTCTAGCAACAGTTCGGATGATGCTGCTGTGGAAATTGTAGAAGATAAAGGTGAACCATCTGGGCCTATACAGTGA
- the LOC110885182 gene encoding uncharacterized protein LOC110885182: MEEKDLDFVLVPAGLLVMAVYHVWLLYQIRRKPVRTVVGMNAINRRFWVSSMMEDTQKTGVLAVQTLRNNIMASTLLASTAIMLSSLIAVLMTGGLTAQNNNNNNNNNNRHMIGITFGEGTKLRLTIKFFSILVCFLISFLMNVQSIRYYSHASMLINVPYKKITNFTCHRLTAEYVSSSVNLGSYFWSLGLRAFYFSFPLFLWLFGAIPMFVCSVFLVFMLYFLDVSVDPGWVADTSITTTTTDEESG; this comes from the exons ATGGAGGAAAAAGATTTGGATTTTGTGTTGGTACCCGCGGGATTGCTTGTAATGGCGGTCTATCACGTCTGGCTTCTTTATCAGATTCGTCGTAAACCTGTTCGCACAGTTGTTGGGATGAATGCGATCAATCGCCGATTCTGGGTTAGCTCCATGATGGAG GACACACAAAAGACAGGAGTTCTAGCAGTCCAAACACTAAGAAACAACATTATGGCATCAACCTTGTTAGCCTCTACAGCCATCATGCTCAGCTCCCTAATCGCGGTCCTCATGACCGGAGGCTTAACCGcacaaaacaacaacaataacaacaacaacaacaaccgccacATGATTGGCATAACATTTGGCGAAGGAACCAAGCTGCGGTTAACAATCAAGTTCTTTAGCATACTAGTCTGCTTTTTAATATCCTTTTTAATGAATGTTCAATCAATTAGATACTATAGTCATGCTAGCATGCTGATAAATGTTCCATACAAAAAGATCACCAACTTTACTTGCCATCGTCTCACCGCGGAGTATGTCAGCTCCTCGGTGAACTTGGGAAGTTACTTCTGGTCGTTGGGGCTTCGCGCGTTCTACTTCTCGTTCCCGCTGTTCTTGTGGTTGTTTGGAGCTATACCCATGTTTGTTTGCTCGGTTTTCTTGGTTTTTATGTTGTATTTTCTTGATGTTTCTGTTGATCCGGGGTGGGTAGCTGATACTAGTATCACAACAACCACTACTGATGAAGAATCTGGTTAA